A single Anopheles funestus chromosome 2RL, idAnoFuneDA-416_04, whole genome shotgun sequence DNA region contains:
- the LOC125762932 gene encoding transcription initiation factor TFIID subunit 4-like, producing MLLEAMPNVGRRRPLSPKNTQLLAVCFCVLLSLPNAALGRKVALSRVTKPTGHRGYANADIAKLSYSPSHSAPAAAPKPVAPVYSSAPHPQSPPAAPHFPPAGGGAGGGQPSYGWNVPGAHGAPGAGAGVYPGAAAAGAAGTGLVASNVYRSHGHNATGGGFGGGLAHSPPGAYPSYPAQPAQGFPGAPVQHPGGGFPAPAYQPQPGGYVPQQPGGFPHQPSYVPGGHYDQGQPHYQGHPGQTVVHHYEQPSSGGSGIGTVLGAGAAGLAAGVGGAALYDALKPKESKEEPATTPATTTTVAAAAPAAGETPAPAASAPLAPMPVNPNGEAPLAPLPTEATPLATTSPAEGESTTTTSTTTIIGSSSSENPLGMAPLAPLPDSSPATPADATPNVSGSDVEVRHSALNVQPDLSASMAEPASGGTADTVRLSSAISMFALLPLIVKYLRF from the coding sequence ATGTTGCTAGAGGCAATGCCGAACGTTGGAAGGCGGCGTCCACTTTCGCCTAAAAATACCCAGTTACTAGCTGTCTGTTTCTGTGTACTGCTTTCCCTACCGAATGCGGCCCTTGGCAGAAAGGTGGCGTTGTCGCGGGTGACGAAACCGACCGGACACCGTGGTTATGCGAATGCGGACATTGCCAAGCTGAGCTATTCGCCGAGCCACTCTGCACCGGCCGCAGCCCCGAAACCTGTTGCGCCCGTGTACTCTTCGGCGCCTCATCCTCAGTCTCCACCGGCAGCTCCTCACTTCCCACCAGCCGgaggtggtgctggtggtggtcaACCGTCGTACGGTTGGAATGTTCCTGGTGCGCATGGAGCCCCCGGAGCGGGTGCAGGCGTATATCCTGGAGCGGCAGCGGCTGGAGCTGCTGGTACGGGACTAGTCGCGAGCAATGTGTACCGTTCGCATGGTCATAATGCAACCGGTGGAGGTTTTGGTGGTGGTTTGGCTCATTCACCTCCGGGAGCCTATCCTTCCTATCCGGCCCAACCGGCTCAAGGATTCCCAGGAGCTCCGGTACAGCATCCGGGAGGTGGTTTCCCTGCACCCGCTTATCAACCTCAACCTGGTGGATACGTCCCGCAGCAACCGGGTGGATTCCCTCACCAACCATCGTACGTACCCGGTGGACATTACGATCAGGGTCAACCTCACTACCAGGGACATCCAGGACAGACGGTTGTACATCATTACGAGCAGCCCTCGAGTGGAGGTAGCGGCATTGGAACGGTGCTGGGCGCTGGTGCAGCTGGACTGGCCGCAGGTGTTGGTGGAGCGGCGCTTTACGACGCGTTGAAACCGAAAGAAAGCAAGGAAGAACCAGCGACTACTCCTGCTACTACAACGACCGTTGCTGCAGCTGCCCCGGCAGCTGGTGAGACACCCGCTCCTGCAGCCAGTGCTCCGTTAGCACCGATGCCAGTCAACCCTAACGGTGAGGCACCTCTAGCACCGTTGCCAACGGAAGCCACTCCGCTGGCAACTACTTCTCCAGCAGAGGGCGAAAGTACCACCACCAcgagcaccaccaccatcattgGGAGCAGTTCATCGGAGAATCCGCTGGGTATGGCACCACTGGCACCGCTGCCCGATTCGTCTCCTGCCACTCCAGCCGACGCTACTCCGAATGTGTCCGGTTCGGATGTGGAGGTACGCCACTCAGCCCTCAACGTACAGCCAGATCTGTCCGCTTCGATGGCTGAACCGGCGAGCGGTGGTACTGCCGACACCGTGCGCCTCTCGTCCGCCATTTCGATGTTCGCCCTGTTGCCGCTCATCGTGAAGTATCTCCGCTTTTAG